The window CGGACCGCACCGCGGGCGCGGGCCGCACGGACGGCGGCCGGAGCGTCTCTCCGCGGGCGATGGTCCGGGCCACCTCCCAACCAGGCATGGCGGCGCTCTCCTGCCGGCCACCGTACTGGACGTCCTCGCGCCACTCGATGTCGGTCGCGGCGAGGACCTCGCCGCGCGTGAGGTCGCGCGCCGCCACCGGCACCGCGACGCGCACGCCCGCGCGCACCTGCACACCGACGCGCGCCCCCGCGGTGTCGGCGACCTCGAGCAGCCAGACGCCCCCGCTCCCCGTGCCCTTCAGCGTGGGCTCCACCCGTAGGTCGAGCGGGCGCCCGGCGGGGAGGCGTACCGGAGCGAGGGCCACCCGCGCCTCCTCCACGCCCAGACGCGCGGCCAGCGCGCGCACGACGGTCGGACGCCAGGCGTCCGGCAGCGCGTCCACCTGCGCGGCGAGCGCGACGGGCAGGCTCGCACCGACCGCGCACATGAGCGCGCAGGCGAGCCGAGGGAGGCGGGAGGCGACGCTCATCGACCCAGGCGCGTCGCGATCTCGGACATCTGCTCGCTGGACTCGAGCGCGCGCGACCCGATCTCGTAGGCGCGAAGCGCGGAGATCATCTCCACCATCTCCTGCACGATCTCGACGTTCGACGCCTCGAGCGTGCCGGAGAGGATGCGTCCGTAGCCTTCGTCCTGTGCAAAGCCCAGGATGGGAGCGCCGGAAGCGGGAGTCTCCGCCAGCAGGTTCTCACCGAGCGCTTCGAGGCCGGCGGTGTTGGTGAAGCGCGCGAGCTCGATCCGGCCGATCTCCATCGGCTGACCGCTGGTGCCGCTCGTGAAGGTCACCACGCCCGCGGACGAGATGCTGAGCGTGCCGGCATCCTCCGGGACGTTCACACCGGGCACGAGCGCGTAGCCGCTGCTCGTCACGATCGAGCCGCGATCGGACAGCGTGAAGCTGCCGTCCCGCGTGTAGGCGGTGCGCCCGCTGGGCAACTCGACCTGGAAATAGCCATCGCCTTCGATGGCCAGGTCGAGCGGGCGACCGGTGATCTCCACCGGGCCCTGCAGGTCGATGCGCCGCACGGCAGCGAGCCGTGTGCCCCGCCCGATCTGCATGGGCGCGAGCGTCTCGGCCTCGGCCGTGTCCACCGTCGTGGCGCCCTGCACGTTCTGGTAGAGCAGGTCCTCGAAGTGGGCGCGACTCCGCTTGAAGCCGGTCGTGTTGACGTTGGCGAGGTTGTTGGAGATCACCTCGATGCGCGTCTGCTGCGCGATCATTCCGGAAGCGGCGGTTCGGAGCGACGGATCCATGTCGGGTTCTCTCGGGTGAGGGGCGCGTCGCCTAGAGCGGTCGCGCGAGGTCGTTGGCGATCGTACGGAGGGTCTGGTCGAGCTCACCGATCGCGCGCTCCACGGAGCCGTAGGCGCGTTGGATGGTGATGGTCTCGATGAGACCGTCCAGCGAGTTCATGTTGCTCTCTTCGAGGTGGCCCTGGTGGACCTGGCGCACGTCGGG of the Gemmatimonadota bacterium genome contains:
- the flgG gene encoding flagellar basal-body rod protein FlgG, with the translated sequence MDPSLRTAASGMIAQQTRIEVISNNLANVNTTGFKRSRAHFEDLLYQNVQGATTVDTAEAETLAPMQIGRGTRLAAVRRIDLQGPVEITGRPLDLAIEGDGYFQVELPSGRTAYTRDGSFTLSDRGSIVTSSGYALVPGVNVPEDAGTLSISSAGVVTFTSGTSGQPMEIGRIELARFTNTAGLEALGENLLAETPASGAPILGFAQDEGYGRILSGTLEASNVEIVQEMVEMISALRAYEIGSRALESSEQMSEIATRLGR
- the flgA gene encoding flagellar basal body P-ring formation chaperone FlgA, which translates into the protein MSVASRLPRLACALMCAVGASLPVALAAQVDALPDAWRPTVVRALAARLGVEEARVALAPVRLPAGRPLDLRVEPTLKGTGSGGVWLLEVADTAGARVGVQVRAGVRVAVPVAARDLTRGEVLAATDIEWREDVQYGGRQESAAMPGWEVARTIARGETLRPPSVRPAPAVRSGESVQVIWASERVRLSLEGVALATAGAGEPVRVRLATGRRVQGIAEPGGSVRIEGGAR